The following proteins are encoded in a genomic region of Periophthalmus magnuspinnatus isolate fPerMag1 chromosome 21, fPerMag1.2.pri, whole genome shotgun sequence:
- the LOC117389279 gene encoding E3 ubiquitin/ISG15 ligase TRIM25-like: MAQKALDQEAFSCSVCLDLLKDPVTIPCGHSYCRNCVQQHWDQEDEKQLYSCPECRLSFSPRPALVKNIMLAGLVEQMKKTAPPAALCYAGPEDVSCDVCTGKRLRAVQSCLQCVASYCERHLQPHYEAAALQKHQLVAPSHRLQENICSQHHRAMEMFCRSDQQLLCSLCVDQHKGHDIVSSASERAQRQAELPARRALLLQSLQHKETDLQQEAQDIRSSAQTAVQRSNDSFRDMALLLDKRRSEVEQQIRSQEDTQLSRVQELQDQLQQDVRGLKRSLSELDTLDLTQDHNQFIQRYASLSPHTQSTEPATIHTGDRGYFEEVTRAVSKLRDTLQLTLSPVQVLLPPAELSSREDFLYYSTEITLDTNTVYKYLSLSDGNRRVTRMNQRQSYRDHPDRFSNRCQVLSRESLTGRCYWEVEWSGECGVYIAVSYREIQRKGSSPECLFGFNDESWALRCDKTSPSFQFNKVKSQVSGPVGSRIGVYLDHSAGVLAFYSVSESTMSLLHRVQTRFTRPLYTGVGFDSGDTAHFPKLK, encoded by the coding sequence ATGGCGCAGAAAGCACTCGACCAAGAAGCCTTTTCCTGCTCCGTGTGTTTGGATCTACTGAAGGATCCTGTGACTATTCCCTGTGGACACAGCTACTGCAGGAACTGTGTCCAACAGCACTGGGACCAAGAGGACGAGAAGCAGCTCTACAGCTGTCCTGAATGTCGCCTCAGCTTCAgccccaggcctgccctggtgAAAAACATCATGTTAGCAGGTTTAGTAGAGCAGATGAAgaagacagcgccccctgctgccctctgctATGCCGGACCTGAGGATGTGTCCTGTGATGTGTGCACTGGGAAGAGGCTGAGAGCTGTCCAGTCCTGTCTGCAGTGTGTGGCCTCTTACTGTGAGCGCCACCTACAGCCTCATTATGAAGCTGCAGCGTTACAGAAACACCAGCTGGTGGCGCCGTCTCACAGGCTCCAGGAAAACATCTGCTCTCAACACCACAGAGCAATGGAGATGTTCTGCCGCAGTGACcagcagctgctctgctccctgtgtgtggaCCAACATAAGGGTCATGACATAGTGTCCTCTGCCTCAGAGAGGGCTCAGAGGCAGGCAGAGCTGCCGGCCAGGAGGGCCCTGCTGCTCCAGAGCCTCCAGCACAAAGAGACAGACCTCCAACAGGAGGCCCAGGACATCAGGAGCTCTGCCCAGACAGCAGTGCAGCGCAGCAACGACAGCTTCAGAGACATGGCCCTTCTCCTGGACAAAAGACGCTCTGAAGTGGAGCAGCAGATCCGCTCCCAGGAGGACACCCAACTGAGCCGAGTCCAAGAGCTccaggaccaactgcagcaggaCGTGAGGGGGCTGAAGAGGAGCCTCTCTgagctggacacactggacctcacccaggatcataaccagtttATACAGCGCTACGCTTCActgtccccacacacacagagcacagagccagcCACCATTCACACAGGGGACCGGGGATACTTTGAGGAAGTGACCAGAGCTGTGTCCAAGCTCAGGGACACACTCCAGCTCACTctgagtccagtccaggttttACTGCCACCAGCTGAACTCAGCTCCAGAGAGGACTTCTTATATTATTCTACAGAAATCActctggacacaaacacagttTACAaatatctgtctctgtctgatggAAACAGAAGAGTAACACGTATGAATCAACGCCAGAGTTATCGAGATCATCCAGACAGATTCAGTAACAGGTGTCAGGTCCTGAGCAGAGAGAGTCTGACGGgccgctgttactgggaggtggagTGGAGCGGGGAGTGTGGTGTTTATATAGCAGTTTCATACAGAGAGATTCAGAGGAAAGGAAGCTCTCCTGAATGTTTATTTGGATTCAATGATGAATCCTGGGCCTTACGCTGTGACAAAACCAGTCCTTCATTTCAGTTTAACAAAGTCAAGTCCCAGGTCTCAGGTCCGGTCGGGTCCAGAATCGGGGTTTACCTGGACCACAGTGCAGGGGTTTTGGCGTTTTACAGCGTCTCTGAAAGTACCATGAGcctcctccacagagtccagaccaggttcACTCGGCCTCTCTACACTGGGGTCGGGTTTGATTCTGGAGACACTGCACATTTCCCTAAACTGAAATAG
- the LOC117389281 gene encoding sterol 26-hydroxylase, mitochondrial produces MMSALVQSWSRSRSGLLRPQTAGPSLVPRLCVVRSSVASSSVSTQVRDEAGTKSGVRTVKDLPKVGFLRFFYRLVVKGYYIRMHELQLYEKSLYGSMFRDGLGTVALGSAELLEEVLRRDEKFPVRGDMSLWKEYRDTQGIGYGPFTEEGERWYRLRSVLNKRMLLPKETHQFGPLIWEVVQDFTDRVQVLRQSSPTGDLVHDIANELYRFSLEGIASLLFETRIGCLEEPIPEGTQDFINSIIQMFSNSPHVIALPKWSRPLLPYWRRYNTGWEGIFKFAKVLIDRKMAEIECRVHQQEALEGEYLTHLLSNTNMSLKDVYGSVAELLLAGVDTTSNTLTWALHLLSLNPEVQSRLYREVSRSGPEPSAEEVTRMPYLKATIKETLRMYPVVPLNARIFSEKDVVIGGYYFPKKTPFCFYHYAISHDERTFSAPFEFRPERWIRDGHSLPHPFGSIPFGFGVRGCVGRRFAELEMNMLLFQLVRLFEIQPDPSVGEVKSLNRTVLVPDKKLNLHFIQRE; encoded by the exons ATGATGTCTGcactggtccagtcttggtctagGTCTAGATCTGGACTTTTGAGACCCCAGACTGCAGGACCGTCTTTAGTCCCTCGTCTCTGTGTAGTCCGGTCATCTGTCGCCTCCAGCTCCGTGTCGACTCAAGTCCGAGACGAGGCCGGGACAAAGAGCGGAGTCCGGACCGTGAAAGACCTGCCCAAAGTCGGGTTCTTGAGGTTCTTCTACAGGCTGGTCGTCAAGGGCTACTACATCCGAATGCACGAGCTACAG cTGTATGAGAAGAGTCTCTATGGCAGCATGTTCAGAGATGGTTTGGGGACAGTGGCGTTGGGCAGCGCCGAGCTCCTCGAGGAGGTCCTGAGGAGAGACGAGAAGTTCCCGGTGCGAGGAGACATGTCCCTGTGGAAGGAATACCGGGACACGCAAGGAATCGGATACGGCCCCTTCACAGA GGAGGGCGAGCGTTGGTATCGGCTGCGCTCGGTGCTGAACAAGAGGATGCTGCTCCCAAAGGAGACTCATCAGTTTGGACCTTTGATCTGGGAGGTGGTCCAAGACTTCACAGACCGAGTCCAAGTCCTGAGGCAGTCCAGTCCCACCGGAGATCTGGTGCACGACATCGCCAACGAGCTGTACCGCTTCTCTCTGGAGG GTATAGCCTCCCTCCTGTTCGAGACGAGGATCGGCTGTCTGGAGGAGCCGATTCCTGAGGGCACACAGGACTTTATAAACTCCATCATCCAGATGTTCTCCAACAGTCCCCACGTCATCGCGCTGCCCAAGTGGAGTCGCCCTCTGCTGCCCTACTGGCGCCGCTACAACACCGGCTGGGAGGGCATCTTCAAATTTG CCAAGGTGTTGATAGACCGTAAGATGGCGGAGATTGAGTGTCGggtgcaccagcaggaggcgctgGAGGGCGAGTACCTGACGCACCTCCTGTCCAACACGAACATGAGCCTGAAGGACGTGTACGGGAGCGTCGCCGAGCTGCTGCTGGCCGGAGTCGACACG ACGTCGAACACACTGACCTGGGCCCTGCACCTGCTCTCCCTGAACCCTGAGGTTCAGAGCAGACTCTACAGAGAGGTGTCCCGGAGCGGCCCAGAACCCTCTGCTGAGGAGGTAACCCGGATGCCCTACCTGAAGGCCACCATTAAAGAAACCCTACG GATGTATCCAGTTGTTCCCTTGAACGCAAGAATCTTCTCAGAGAAAGACGTCGTAATCGGTGGATACTATTTTCCAAAGAAG ACGCCGTTCTGCTTCTATCACTACGCCATCTCACATGACGAGCGCACGTTCTCGGCTCCGTTCGAGTTCCGGCCGGAGCGCTGGATCAGGGACGGACACTCGCTGCCTCATCCGTTTGGGTCCATCCCATTCGGGTTCGGGGTCAGAGGTTGTGTGGGTCGCCGCTTCGCAGAGCTGGAGATGAACATGCTTCTCTTCCAG TTGGTGCGTTTGTTCGAGATCCAGCCGGACCCTTCGGTGGGAGAAGTGAAGAGTCTGAACAGAACTGTGCTGGTTCCAGACAAAAAACTCAACCTgcactttatacagagagagtga
- the LOC117389278 gene encoding E3 ubiquitin/ISG15 ligase TRIM25-like, translating into MAQKALDQEAFSCSVCLDLLKDPVTIPCGHSYCRNCVQQHWDQEDEKQLYSCPECRLSFSPRPALGKNIMLAAVVEQMKKTAPLAALCYAGPEDVSCDVCTGRKLRAVQSCLQCVASYCERHLQPHDEAAALKKHQLVAPSHRLQENICSQHDKVMDLFCHSDQQLLCSLCVDQHKGHVIMTSASERAQRQAAPPVTRALLLQSLQHKETDLKRLQQEAQDIRSSAQTAVQRSNDSFRDMALLLDKRRSEVEQQIRSQEDTQLSRVQELQDQLQQDVRGLKRSLSELDTLDLTQDHNQFIQRYASLSPHTQSTEPATIHTGDRGYFEEVTRAVSKLRDTLQLTLSPVQVLLSPAEPSSREDFLYYSTEITLDPNTVNAWLSLSDGNRRVTSMSKPQSYSDHPDRFSNRCQVLSRESLTGRCYWEVEWSGRWVFIAVSYREIQRKGRSDECKFGNNDKSWALDTDKATYLFWFNKVQSQVSGPVGSRIGVYLDHSAGVLAFYSVSESTMSLLHRVQTRFSRPLYTGVRIYNPGGIAHFPKLK; encoded by the coding sequence ATGGCGCAGAAAGCACTCGACCAAGAAGCCTTTTCCTGCTCCGTGTGTTTGGATCTACTGAAGGATCCTGTGACTATTCCCTGTGGACACAGCTACTGCAGGAACTGTGTCCAACAGCACTGGGACCAAGAGGACGAGAAGCAGCTCTACAGCTGTCCTGAATGTCGCCTCAGCTTCAgccccaggcctgccctgggtAAAAACATCATGTTAGCAGCTGTAGTAGAGCAGATGAAGAAGACAGCACCCCTTGCTGCCCTCTGCTATGCCGGACCTGAGGATGTGTCCTGTGATGTGTGCACTGGGAGGAAGCTGAGAGCTGTCCAGTCCTGTCTGCAGTGTGTGGCCTCTTACTGTGAGCGCCACCTACAGCCTCATGATGAAGCTGCAGCTTTAAAGAAACACCAGCTGGTGGCGCCGTCTCACAGGCTCCAGGAAAACATCTGCTCTCAACACGACAAAGTGATGGATCTATTCTGCCACAGTGACcagcagctgctctgctccctgtgtgtggaCCAACATAAGGGTCATGTCATAATGACCTCTGCCTCAGAGAGGGCTCAGAGGCAGGCAGCGCCGCCGGTCACGAGGGCCCTGCTGCTCCAGAGCCTCCAGCACAAAGAGACAGATCTGAAGAGGCTCCAACAGGAGGCCCAGGACATCAGGAGCTCTGCCCAGACAGCAGTGCAGCGCAGCAACGACAGCTTCAGAGACATGGCCCTTCTCCTGGACAAAAGACGCTCTGAAGTGGAGCAGCAGATCCGTTCCCAGGAGGACACCCAACTGAGCCGAGTCCAAGAGCTccaggaccaactgcagcaggaCGTGAGGGGGCTGAAGAGGAGCCTCTCTgagctggacacactggacctcacccaggatcataaccagtttATACAGCGCTACGCTTCActgtccccacacacacagagcacagagccagcCACCATTCACACAGGGGACAGGGGATACTTCGAGGAAGTGACCAGAGCTGTGTCCAAGCTCAGGGACACACTCCAGCTCACTctgagtccagtccaggttttACTGTCACCAGCTGAACCAAGCTCCAGAGAGGACTTCTTATATTATTCTACAGAAATCACTCTGGACCCAAACACAGTTAATGCATGGCTGTCTCTGTCTGATGGAAACAGAAGAGTAACATCTATGAGTAAACCCCAGAGTTATTCAGATCATCCAGACAGATTCAGTAACAGGTGTCAGGTCCTGAGCAGAGAGAGTCTGACGGgccgctgttactgggaggtggagTGGAGCGGGAGGTGGGTTTTTATAGCAGTTTCATACAGAGAGATTCAGAGGAAAGGACGCTCTGATGAATGTAAATTTGGAAACAATGATAAATCCTGGGCCTTAGACACTGACAAAGCaacttatttgttttggtttaacaaagtcCAGTCCCAGGTCTCAGGTCCGGTCGGGTCCAGAATCGGGGTTTACCTGGACCACAGTGCAGGGGTTTTGGCGTTTTACAGCGTCTCTGAAAGTACCATGAGcctcctccacagagtccagaccaggttcAGTCGGCCTCTCTACACTGGGGTCAGGATTTATAATCCTGGAGGCATTGCACATTTCCCTAAACTGAAATAG
- the LOC117389773 gene encoding mitochondrial chaperone BCS1 yields the protein MPLSDFLDGLKDNPYFGAGFGLVGVGTALALARKGAQVGMVFFRRNYMITLEVPSRDKSYHWLLSWITKHARHTQHLSVETSYQAHESGRVHTQFDFHPSPGNHIIWYGRKWIRVERTREKQMVDLHTGTPWESVTFTALGRDRQIFFNILQEARELALKQEEGRTVMYTAMGGEWRPFGFPRRRRPLSSVVLERGVTDRIVQDVKDFIGNPRWYTDRGIPYRRGYLLYGPPGCGKSSFITALAGELGYSICLMSLSDRTLSDDRLNHLLSVAPQQSIILLEDVDAAFVSRELLPSENPLAFQGMGRLTFSGLLNSLDGVASSEARIVFMTTNYIERLDAALIRPGRVDLKQYIGHCSHYQLAQMFGRFYPETPHSDGDRFAQDALSVHPEISAAQVQGHFLLHKTDPQGAINNVREIKE from the exons ATGCCTTTGTCAGACTTTCTGGATGGTCTGAAGGACAATCCGTACTTTGGAGCTGGATTCGGGCTGGTGGGAGTGGGCACAGCGCTGGCACTGGCGCGGAAAGGAGCGCAG GTGGGGATGGTGTTTTTCCGCAGGAATTACATGATCACGTTGGAGGTCCCCAGTCGAGATAAGAGCTACCACTGGCTCTTGAGCTGGATCACCAAACACGCGCGTCACACTCAGCACCTCAGCGTAGAGACGTCATATCAGGCCCACGAGAGCGGACGGGTGCACACGCAGTTTGACTTCCACCCCAGCCCCGGGAACCACATCATCTG gTATGGGAGGAAGTGGATCCGAGTGGAGAGGACCAGAGagaagcagatggtggacctGCACACGGGGACGCCCTGGGAGTCGGTCACCTTCACCGCTTTGGGACGAGATCGCCAAATATTCTTCAACATCCTCCAAGAAG CTCGGGAGTTGGCCTTGAAGCAGGAGGAGGGCAGGACGGTCATGTACACGGCGATGGGAGGAGAGTGGAGGCCTTTCGGGTTCCCTCGTCGCCGCAGACCCCTGAGCTCCGTGGTcctggagagaggggtgaccgACCGCATCGTACAAGACGTCAAAGACTTTATAGGCAACCCACGATGGTACACAGACAGAG GGATCCCGTACAGAAGAGGCTACCTCCTGTACGGCCCTCCTGGCTGTGGGAAGAGCAGTTTCAT CACAGCTCTGGCGGGTGAGCTCGGATACAGCATTTGCCTGATGAGTTTGAGTGACAGGACCCTCTCGGACGACAGACTCAACCATCTCCTGAGCGTAGCCCCACAACAAAGTATAATCCTGTTGGAGGACGTGGACGCAGCATTTGTGAGCAGAGAACTACTGCCTTCAGAGA ACCCTTTGGCGTTCCAGGGCATGGGCCGGCTCACGTTCAGTGGTCTGTTAAACTCTTTGGACGGAGTAGCTTCATCTGAGGCACGGATCGTCTTCATGACCACCAACTACATCGAACG CTTGGACGCGGCGCTGATCCGGCCCGGTCGCGTGGATTTAAAGCAGTACATCGGCCACTGCTCGCACTACCAGCTGGCCCAGATGTTCGGACGCTTCTACCCGGAGACGCCTCACTCTGACGGGGACAGGTTTGCGCAGGACGCCCTCAGTGTCCACCCGGAGATCAGCGCCGCGCAAGTCCAAGGACACTTTCTGCTGCATAAAACCGACCCACAGGGGGCGATAAACAATGTGAGGGAAATCAAGGAGTGA